From Caretta caretta isolate rCarCar2 chromosome 3, rCarCar1.hap1, whole genome shotgun sequence, a single genomic window includes:
- the CNPY3 gene encoding protein canopy homolog 3 isoform X2: protein MAFWAERGLESSTRNPSPLGRDIRLIEVTETICKRLLDYNLHKERTGSNRFAKGMSETFETLHNLVHKGVKVVMDIPYELWNETSAEVADLKKQCDVLVEEFEDVIEDWYRHHQKEDLAQFLCANHVLKGKDTSCLAEQWASKKGDVATTGENKTKKKGGKNKKAAEKKKKNKEKVEEAKSHLAPSAERSSEEEGDIQPKAPLAHSPADEL, encoded by the exons ATGGCTTTTTGGGCGGAAAGGGGTCTGGAATCAAGTACACGCAATC CTTCTCCTCTGGGCAGGGATATCCGATTGATCGAGGTGACAGAGACCATCTGCAAGAGGCTGTTGGACTATAACCTGCACAAAGAGAGAACTGGCAGTAACAGGTTTGCAAAG GGAATGTCGGAGACGTTTGAAACCCTGCACAACCTGGTGCACAAGGGGGTGAAAGTGGTGATGGACATCCCCTATGAGCTGTGGAACGAGACCTCTGCTGAAGTGGCTGACCTCAAGAAGCAG TGTGATGTGCTGGTGGAGGAATTCGAAGACGTGATCGAGGACTGGTACAGGCATCACCAGAAGGAGGACCTGGCTCAGTTTCTCTGTGCGAACCATGTGCTGAAAGGGAAAGACACAA GCTGCCTGGCAGAGCAGTGGGCCAGCAAGAAGGGAGATGTAGCAACCACAGGGgagaataaaacaaagaaaaagggtGGCAAGAACAAGAAGGcagcagagaagaaaaagaaaaacaaggagaAGGTCGAGGAAGCAAAAAGCCACCTGGCCCCAAGTGCTGAAAGGAgctctgaggaggagggggataTCCAGCCAAAGGCTCCCCTTGCGCACAGCCCAGCTGACGAGCTATAG
- the CNPY3 gene encoding protein canopy homolog 3 isoform X1, whose translation MAEPGPAACLLLLLLPPLLLSPAGAAADDTEWVRLPSKCEVCKYVAVELKSAFEETGKTKEVIDTQYGFLGGKGSGIKYTQSDIRLIEVTETICKRLLDYNLHKERTGSNRFAKGMSETFETLHNLVHKGVKVVMDIPYELWNETSAEVADLKKQCDVLVEEFEDVIEDWYRHHQKEDLAQFLCANHVLKGKDTSCLAEQWASKKGDVATTGENKTKKKGGKNKKAAEKKKKNKEKVEEAKSHLAPSAERSSEEEGDIQPKAPLAHSPADEL comes from the exons atggccGAGCCGGGCCCCGccgcctgcctgctgctgctgctgctcccgccGCTGCTGCTGAGCCCGGCCGGGGCCGCCGCCGACGACACCGAGTGGGTCCGGCTGCCCAGCAAGTGCGAGG tGTGCAAGTATGTGGCAGTAGAACTGAAATCTGCCTTTGAGGAAACCGGGAAGACAAAGGAGGTGATTGACACACAGTATGGCTTTTTGGGCGGAAAGGGGTCTGGAATCAAGTACACGCAATC GGATATCCGATTGATCGAGGTGACAGAGACCATCTGCAAGAGGCTGTTGGACTATAACCTGCACAAAGAGAGAACTGGCAGTAACAGGTTTGCAAAG GGAATGTCGGAGACGTTTGAAACCCTGCACAACCTGGTGCACAAGGGGGTGAAAGTGGTGATGGACATCCCCTATGAGCTGTGGAACGAGACCTCTGCTGAAGTGGCTGACCTCAAGAAGCAG TGTGATGTGCTGGTGGAGGAATTCGAAGACGTGATCGAGGACTGGTACAGGCATCACCAGAAGGAGGACCTGGCTCAGTTTCTCTGTGCGAACCATGTGCTGAAAGGGAAAGACACAA GCTGCCTGGCAGAGCAGTGGGCCAGCAAGAAGGGAGATGTAGCAACCACAGGGgagaataaaacaaagaaaaagggtGGCAAGAACAAGAAGGcagcagagaagaaaaagaaaaacaaggagaAGGTCGAGGAAGCAAAAAGCCACCTGGCCCCAAGTGCTGAAAGGAgctctgaggaggagggggataTCCAGCCAAAGGCTCCCCTTGCGCACAGCCCAGCTGACGAGCTATAG
- the PTCRA gene encoding pre T-cell antigen receptor alpha isoform X2: MLQLLTMGLPLWLLGQLLAPTVLQLLSCSTAAPFPTLAPPLTMVVNGERKTLVVCVVNDLSQDMADAIWFSNQNGSALDSFTYGVSREEDGTFSTVSHLSVHTAELESWESLACHVRQNRTAQVWSARSLLISEDHVEEPCLDEDRSALPVHSQILLLLAIRVLLLKFLLFDILITCSFLFKGGRQALPLNSANSSSAQAWFSNGESASLVSMESRPRQRLSWTELVTGASHPRGSRDRASHTISFHLPPI; this comes from the exons ATGCTGCAGCTTCTCACCATGGGCCTGCCCTTGTGGCTGCTTGgacagctcctggcccccacagTACTTCAGCTTCTGAGCT gcagcactgcagccccTTTCCCTACCTTGGCGCCCCCACTTACCATGGTCGTGAACGGCGAGAGGAAGACCCTAGTGGTTTGTGTGGTGAACGACCTCTCCCAGGACATGGCAGATGCTATCTGGTTTTCAAATCAGAATGGGAGTGCTCTGGACTCCTTCACCTACGGAGTTTCCAGGGAGGAAGACGGCACATTCAGCACAGTCTCTCACCTCTCCGTCCACACCGCAGAACTGGAGTCCTGGGAATCCCTCGCCTGCCACGTGAGACAGAACAGAACTGCTCAGGTGTGGAGTGCCAGGTCCCTGCTGATCTCTG AAGACCATGTGGAAGAGCCCTGTCTGGATGAAGACCGAAGTG CTCTGCCCGTCCATTCACAAATCCTGCTTCTCTTGGCCATCAGAGTGTTGTTGCTGAAGTTCCTCCTGTTTGACATACTGATCACCTGCAGCTTCCTCTTCAAAGG GGGACGCCAAGCCCTACCGCTGAATTCTGCAAATAGTTCATCTGCTCAGGCTTGGTTCAGCAACGGAGAATCAGCCTCACTCGTCAGCATGGAGAGCAGACCGAGGCAGAGACTGAGTTGGACAGAGTTAGTGACTGGAGCCAGCCATCCCAGGGGTAGCAGAGACAGAGCTTCCCACACCATTTCCTTCCACCTTCCACCCATCTGA
- the PTCRA gene encoding pre T-cell antigen receptor alpha isoform X1 → MGLFARKHSSWLGSWRETVRKGQGQQRGGKGAERQAGVLLPAALFIPGSDAAASHHGPALVAAWTAPGPHSTSASELTAAPFPTLAPPLTMVVNGERKTLVVCVVNDLSQDMADAIWFSNQNGSALDSFTYGVSREEDGTFSTVSHLSVHTAELESWESLACHVRQNRTAQVWSARSLLISEDHVEEPCLDEDRSALPVHSQILLLLAIRVLLLKFLLFDILITCSFLFKGGRQALPLNSANSSSAQAWFSNGESASLVSMESRPRQRLSWTELVTGASHPRGSRDRASHTISFHLPPI, encoded by the exons ATGGGTTTGTTTGCCAGGAAGCACAGCAGCTGGTTAGGCAGCTGGCGAGAGACCGTTAgaaaggggcagggacagcagaggggagggaaaggtgcTGAGAGACAGGCTGGGGTCCTTCTGCCTGCTGCGTTGTTCATCCCTGGCTCAGATGCTGCAGCTTCTCACCATGGGCCTGCCCTTGTGGCTGCTTGgacagctcctggcccccacagTACTTCAGCTTCTGAGCT cactgcagccccTTTCCCTACCTTGGCGCCCCCACTTACCATGGTCGTGAACGGCGAGAGGAAGACCCTAGTGGTTTGTGTGGTGAACGACCTCTCCCAGGACATGGCAGATGCTATCTGGTTTTCAAATCAGAATGGGAGTGCTCTGGACTCCTTCACCTACGGAGTTTCCAGGGAGGAAGACGGCACATTCAGCACAGTCTCTCACCTCTCCGTCCACACCGCAGAACTGGAGTCCTGGGAATCCCTCGCCTGCCACGTGAGACAGAACAGAACTGCTCAGGTGTGGAGTGCCAGGTCCCTGCTGATCTCTG AAGACCATGTGGAAGAGCCCTGTCTGGATGAAGACCGAAGTG CTCTGCCCGTCCATTCACAAATCCTGCTTCTCTTGGCCATCAGAGTGTTGTTGCTGAAGTTCCTCCTGTTTGACATACTGATCACCTGCAGCTTCCTCTTCAAAGG GGGACGCCAAGCCCTACCGCTGAATTCTGCAAATAGTTCATCTGCTCAGGCTTGGTTCAGCAACGGAGAATCAGCCTCACTCGTCAGCATGGAGAGCAGACCGAGGCAGAGACTGAGTTGGACAGAGTTAGTGACTGGAGCCAGCCATCCCAGGGGTAGCAGAGACAGAGCTTCCCACACCATTTCCTTCCACCTTCCACCCATCTGA